The following are encoded in a window of Apteryx mantelli isolate bAptMan1 chromosome 17, bAptMan1.hap1, whole genome shotgun sequence genomic DNA:
- the SEC14L2 gene encoding SEC14-like protein 2 isoform X3: MSGRVGDLSPRQAEALAQFRENLKDVLPSLPSQDDYFLLKWLRARCFDLPKSEAMLRKHIEVRKHMDADNILEWEPPEVIRKYMSGGMCGYDREGCPIWYDIIGPLDSKGLLFSASKQDLLKNKFRDCEMLRRECEKQSQKLGRKIEVVLMVYDCEGLGLKHLWKPAVDTYGELLSMFEENYPESLKRLFIVKAPKIFPVAYNLIKHFLSEDTRKKVVVLGSNWKEVLQKYIDPEQIPVEYGGTLTDPDGNPKCPSKINYGGDVPQKYYVRDQLTQQYEHTVVVNRGSSHQVEYEILFPGCVLRCAAL; the protein is encoded by the exons TTTCGGGAGAACCTCAAGGACgtgctcccctccctcccctcccaggaCGACTATTTCCTCTTGAAATGGCTCCGAG CGCGCTGCTTCGACCTGCCCAAGTCGGAGGCCATGCTCCGCAAG CACATAGAGGTCCGGAAGCACATGGATGCCGATAACATCCTTGAGTGGGAGCCCCCCGAG GTGATCAGGAAATACATGTCCGGGGGCATGTGCGGCTACGACCGGGAGGGTTGCCCCATCTGGTATGACATCATTGGACCCCTGGACTCCAAGGGGCTGCTCTTCTCCGCCTCCAAGCAGGACCTGCTCAAGAACAAGTTCCGCGACTGCGAGATGCTGCGGCGTGAGTGTGAGAAGCAGAGCCAGAAG CTGGGCAGGAAGATTGAGGTGGTGCTGATGGTTTATGACTGCGAGGGCCTGGGCTTGAAGCACCTCTGGAAGCCAGCCGTGGACACATACGGAGAG CTCCTATCCATGTTCGAAGAGAATTACCCTGAATCCCTGAAGCGCCTGTTTATCGTGAAAG ctcccaaGATCTTCCCAGTGGCCTACAACCTCATCAAGCACTTCCTGAGCGAGGACACCCGCAAGAAGGTCGTGGTGCTGGGAT CCAACTGGAAGGAGGTCTTGCAGAAATATATTGACCCCGAGCAGATCCCTGTGGAGTACGGGGGCACCCTCACGGACCCTGATGGGAACCCCAAGTGCCCGAGCAAG ATTAACTACGGTGGGGATGTGCCCCAGAAGTACTACGTGCGGGACCAGCTGACGCAGCAGTACGAGCACACGGTGGTGGTGAACCGGGGTTCGTCCCACCAGGTCGAGTACGAGATCCTCTTCCCTGGCTGTGTCCTCAG ATGTGCTGCGCTTTGA
- the SEC14L2 gene encoding SEC14-like protein 2 isoform X1, with protein sequence MSGRVGDLSPRQAEALAQFRENLKDVLPSLPSQDDYFLLKWLRARCFDLPKSEAMLRKHIEVRKHMDADNILEWEPPEVIRKYMSGGMCGYDREGCPIWYDIIGPLDSKGLLFSASKQDLLKNKFRDCEMLRRECEKQSQKLGRKIEVVLMVYDCEGLGLKHLWKPAVDTYGELLSMFEENYPESLKRLFIVKAPKIFPVAYNLIKHFLSEDTRKKVVVLGSNWKEVLQKYIDPEQIPVEYGGTLTDPDGNPKCPSKINYGGDVPQKYYVRDQLTQQYEHTVVVNRGSSHQVEYEILFPGCVLRWQFKSEGADVGFGVYLKTKIGERQRAGDMTEVYPNQRYNSHMVPEDGSLTCSAPGIYVLRFDNTYSYIHAKKVSYTVEVLLPDKTSEEQIQKLGDKMSEVALTNSP encoded by the exons TTTCGGGAGAACCTCAAGGACgtgctcccctccctcccctcccaggaCGACTATTTCCTCTTGAAATGGCTCCGAG CGCGCTGCTTCGACCTGCCCAAGTCGGAGGCCATGCTCCGCAAG CACATAGAGGTCCGGAAGCACATGGATGCCGATAACATCCTTGAGTGGGAGCCCCCCGAG GTGATCAGGAAATACATGTCCGGGGGCATGTGCGGCTACGACCGGGAGGGTTGCCCCATCTGGTATGACATCATTGGACCCCTGGACTCCAAGGGGCTGCTCTTCTCCGCCTCCAAGCAGGACCTGCTCAAGAACAAGTTCCGCGACTGCGAGATGCTGCGGCGTGAGTGTGAGAAGCAGAGCCAGAAG CTGGGCAGGAAGATTGAGGTGGTGCTGATGGTTTATGACTGCGAGGGCCTGGGCTTGAAGCACCTCTGGAAGCCAGCCGTGGACACATACGGAGAG CTCCTATCCATGTTCGAAGAGAATTACCCTGAATCCCTGAAGCGCCTGTTTATCGTGAAAG ctcccaaGATCTTCCCAGTGGCCTACAACCTCATCAAGCACTTCCTGAGCGAGGACACCCGCAAGAAGGTCGTGGTGCTGGGAT CCAACTGGAAGGAGGTCTTGCAGAAATATATTGACCCCGAGCAGATCCCTGTGGAGTACGGGGGCACCCTCACGGACCCTGATGGGAACCCCAAGTGCCCGAGCAAG ATTAACTACGGTGGGGATGTGCCCCAGAAGTACTACGTGCGGGACCAGCTGACGCAGCAGTACGAGCACACGGTGGTGGTGAACCGGGGTTCGTCCCACCAGGTCGAGTACGAGATCCTCTTCCCTGGCTGTGTCCTCAG GTGGCAGTTCAAGTCAGAGGGGGCTGACGTGGGGTTCGGGGTGTACCTGAAGACAAAGATCGGGGAGCGGCAGCGAGCTGGCGACATGACTGAGGTCTACCCAAATCAGCGCTACAACTCGCACATGGTGCCTGAGGATGGCTCCCTCACCTGCTCGGCACCTGGGATCT ATGTGCTGCGCTTTGACAACACCTACAGCTACATCCATGCCAAGAAGGTCAGCTACACAGTGGAGGTCCTGCTGCCGGACAAGACCTCGGAGGAGCAGATCCAGAAACTGGGGGACAAGATGAGCGAGGTGGCCCTCACTAACAGCCCCTAA
- the SEC14L2 gene encoding SEC14-like protein 2 isoform X2, which yields MDADNILEWEPPEVIRKYMSGGMCGYDREGCPIWYDIIGPLDSKGLLFSASKQDLLKNKFRDCEMLRRECEKQSQKLGRKIEVVLMVYDCEGLGLKHLWKPAVDTYGELLSMFEENYPESLKRLFIVKAPKIFPVAYNLIKHFLSEDTRKKVVVLGSNWKEVLQKYIDPEQIPVEYGGTLTDPDGNPKCPSKINYGGDVPQKYYVRDQLTQQYEHTVVVNRGSSHQVEYEILFPGCVLRWQFKSEGADVGFGVYLKTKIGERQRAGDMTEVYPNQRYNSHMVPEDGSLTCSAPGIYVLRFDNTYSYIHAKKVSYTVEVLLPDKTSEEQIQKLGDKMSEVALTNSP from the exons ATGGATGCCGATAACATCCTTGAGTGGGAGCCCCCCGAG GTGATCAGGAAATACATGTCCGGGGGCATGTGCGGCTACGACCGGGAGGGTTGCCCCATCTGGTATGACATCATTGGACCCCTGGACTCCAAGGGGCTGCTCTTCTCCGCCTCCAAGCAGGACCTGCTCAAGAACAAGTTCCGCGACTGCGAGATGCTGCGGCGTGAGTGTGAGAAGCAGAGCCAGAAG CTGGGCAGGAAGATTGAGGTGGTGCTGATGGTTTATGACTGCGAGGGCCTGGGCTTGAAGCACCTCTGGAAGCCAGCCGTGGACACATACGGAGAG CTCCTATCCATGTTCGAAGAGAATTACCCTGAATCCCTGAAGCGCCTGTTTATCGTGAAAG ctcccaaGATCTTCCCAGTGGCCTACAACCTCATCAAGCACTTCCTGAGCGAGGACACCCGCAAGAAGGTCGTGGTGCTGGGAT CCAACTGGAAGGAGGTCTTGCAGAAATATATTGACCCCGAGCAGATCCCTGTGGAGTACGGGGGCACCCTCACGGACCCTGATGGGAACCCCAAGTGCCCGAGCAAG ATTAACTACGGTGGGGATGTGCCCCAGAAGTACTACGTGCGGGACCAGCTGACGCAGCAGTACGAGCACACGGTGGTGGTGAACCGGGGTTCGTCCCACCAGGTCGAGTACGAGATCCTCTTCCCTGGCTGTGTCCTCAG GTGGCAGTTCAAGTCAGAGGGGGCTGACGTGGGGTTCGGGGTGTACCTGAAGACAAAGATCGGGGAGCGGCAGCGAGCTGGCGACATGACTGAGGTCTACCCAAATCAGCGCTACAACTCGCACATGGTGCCTGAGGATGGCTCCCTCACCTGCTCGGCACCTGGGATCT ATGTGCTGCGCTTTGACAACACCTACAGCTACATCCATGCCAAGAAGGTCAGCTACACAGTGGAGGTCCTGCTGCCGGACAAGACCTCGGAGGAGCAGATCCAGAAACTGGGGGACAAGATGAGCGAGGTGGCCCTCACTAACAGCCCCTAA
- the MTFP1 gene encoding mitochondrial fission process protein 1, translating into MGAVEPDLYRDTWVRYLGYANEVGESFRAIVPVSVVWATYGMATVYVTADAIDKGKKAAVAHAHNPGKTTQVGVAVVDTFVWQSLASVAIPGFTINRICAASLYLLGSLTRWPLPIRKWTTTALGLSAIPFIVKPIDRTVDFLMDSSVRKLYDTEGEPPSSS; encoded by the exons aTGGGGGCGGTGGAGCCCGACCTCTACAGGGACACGTGGGTCCGCTACCTGG GTTATGCCAATGAGGTGGGAGAGTCCTTCCGTGCCATCGTGCCCGTCTCGGTGGTCTGGGCCACCTATGGCATGGCGACAGTCTACGTGACAGCAGATGCCATCGACAAGGGCAAGAAAGCGGCGGTG GCCCATGCACACAACCCCGGGAAGACGACGCAGGTGGGGGTGGCTGTGGTGGACACCTTTGTGTGGCAAAGCCTGGCCTCCGTGGCCATCCCCGGCTTCACCATCAACCGCATCTGCGCTGCCTCCCTCTACCTCCTGGGCTCGCTGACCCGCTGGCCGCTTCCCATCCGCAAGTGGACGACCACGGCACTGGGGCTCTCCGCCATCCCCTTCATTGTCAAGCCCATCGACAG GACTGTGGATTTCCTCATGGACTCCAGTGTTCGCAAGCTCTATGACACAGAGGGAGAGCCCCCATCCTCATCCTGA